A window of Ranitomeya variabilis isolate aRanVar5 chromosome 2, aRanVar5.hap1, whole genome shotgun sequence contains these coding sequences:
- the RABEPK gene encoding rab9 effector protein with kelch motifs isoform X2 produces MEILGVLEPEDEPKESMWYAFAPNGEAPSPRVGHTCLYVPAPDVRGKGKVVIIGGADPGRCFSDVHIINLDTYEWDNADWKDLLPRYEHACFTCTSDPTRIWVFGGAEQAENRNSTQVIIPENCSWKTPEVEGPCPSPRTFHTSSSAIGDKFFVFGGGEKGAEPAADDKLHVFDTTSLTWTQPATSGDPPKPRHGHIITAVGTKLFIHGGMAGSSFFNDMFCIDTDTMKWEQLKTQGEPPPACAAHSAVSWKKYIYVFGGMTEAGPISTMYRFDTDWCVSQRSDIH; encoded by the exons ATGGAAATTTTGGGTGTTTTAGAGCCAGAAGATGAACCTAAAGAATCCATGTG GTACGCTTTCGCTCCTAACGGAGAAGCTCCGAGCCCGCGTGTCGGTCACACGTGTCTTTATGTACCTGCCCCTGATGTCCGAGGGAAGGGAAAAGTGGTCATTATTGGTGGGGCAGACCCCGGGCGCTGCTTCTCTGACGTACACATTATAAATCTAG acACTTATGAATGGGATAACGCAGACTGGAAGGACTTGTTACCACGCTATGAACACGCGTGCTTCACATGTACCAGTGATCCCACTAGAATTTGGGTATTTGGTGGCGCTGAACAGGCAGAGAACAGAAACAGCACTCAAGTAATAATCCCCG AAAACTGCTCATGGAAAACCCCAGAAGTAGAAGGACCTTGCCCTTCCCCAAGGACATTTCATACCTCCTCTTCTGCCATTGGGGACAAATTCTTTGTTTTTGGAGGGGGAGAGAAAGGTGCAGAACCTGCCGCAGATGACAAACTACACGTGTTTGATACAA CTAGCCTGACATGGACGCAGCCGGCAACATCTGGAGATCCCCCTAAGCCACGTCACGggcacattattactgctgtaggaACCAAGCTATTCATCCATGGTGGGATGGCAGGCAGCTCATTTTTTAACGATATGTTCTGCATTGACACAG ATACTATGAAGTGGGAGCAGCTGAAGACACAAGGAGAGCCACCTCCGGCGTGTGCCGCtcattctgcagtgtcctggaaaaaatatatttatgtCTTTGGCGGGATGACGGAGGCTGGGCCTATAAGCACAATGTACAGGTTTGACACAG ATTGGTGCGTATCCCAGCGGTCGGACATCcactga